The region TCGCGGTGGGCGGCGGGCTGGCCCTGTCCTTGGCGCTGGATACCCCGGCTGGCCCGTCCATGGTCGTCGTGGCCCTCTTGACCTTTTTGCCGGGGCTGTTGCGACGATAAAGGGAAGGCTGGGGAGGCGCTTTCTCCCCAGGCCCCTCGGTCTCTCAGTACTGCCCCCCGGCACTGGGCAGCGGCGCAAGCGGCGCCCCGGTCCCAAACCCGCTGGGCGGCGCCAGGGGAGAAAGCGAGGAGGGCGGCTGAACAGCCGGCGCCGGCATGCTTGCCGGAGGCAGTCCCTCGCCGGGAAGGTCGCGCAGTTTGGCCAGGGAAAGTGACGTGGAAACCCGGGTGGGCTCCTCGGGATCAGCGCGCTCCAGGGTCAGAGAGCGGAAAGGTGCGTGAACAGTCCACGAAACGCTACGCCCGCCCACGAAGATATCCAGATCCGCGCGGTCCAACTCCCCGGCCGGCGACAGCCAAAGATTCATGAGGCGACCGGCCTGGGGCTGGTCCGAGGTGGCGATGGGCGCGTCGATCAGGGCCTTGACGGCGAAATCGGTCGGCGAGATCAGGGCGTATAAAAACTCGCGCACAACCTGTCCGTAGGTCTTGGCGATGTTGATCCGCACGAAGGCGGCCCGGCCATCGGCGCCGGGGACGATGGTCGCGGCGCTATACGGGAACGCCACCCGCTTGGCGTCGAGTCCCATGCGCAGGAAGCTGCCATCGCTCAAGACGAGCTTGTCCAAGGTGCCATCGGCCTTGATCAGCAGGTCGTCCACCACGGCCACGGGGGGCGCATCGCCGTAGGTGCGCACGGGCAGGCGCAGGAGGTCGCGGACAGCGATGGGCCCTTGGAGGGCGGGCAGGGACTCGCCGTCGGCCACAGGGGCGGGGGGCGCCAGGGTTTGGGCCTGGGCCGCCAGAGGCAGGAGCAGGGCTCCAACGACCAGGGCCGCGCGGGGCAGACGCATCATGACGGGGTCTCCAGGAGGTCGGGAGGAGAATGATCCTTATCCTGGACGGCGCAGGACGTAAAGGGAAGGCTGGGGAGGCTTGCCTCCCCAGGCCCCTCGTTCCCGTTGGCTCTTCGCGTTGAGAGATACCCCAGGATTGGAGGGGTCTGGGGAGGCAAGCCTCCCCAGTCTTCCTTTTAGGCCAGGGCCGCGAACAAAGCGCGGTCAGCCGCCAGCTCGGCGTTGGGGGTGGTCAGCAGAGCATCCCCCAAGAAAATCGAGTTAGCGCCGGCAACAAAGCACAAAACCTGGGCTTCCAGGCTCAAGCTGGCCCGTCCCGCCGAGAGGCGGACCTGGGAGGCGGGCAGGGCAAGGCGGGTGGTGGCGATCATGCGCACCAAGTCGAGGGGATCGGTGGCCGGCCGGTCGGCCAGCGGGGTTCCCGCCACCGGGACCAGGACATTGATCGGCACGCTGTCGGGGTGGGGGTGAAGTTGGCCAGGGTCCGAATCAAACTGGCCCGGTCGCGCAGGCTTTCCCCCATGCCGATGATGCCGCCGCAGCAGACCTCGATGCCAGCGGCGCGCACGGCCGCAAGGGTGCGCAGGCGGTCTTCGTAGGTGCGGGTGGTGATGATGCTGCCGTAAAACTCGGGGCTGGTGTCCAGATTGTGGTTGTAGGCGGTGAGGCCGGCTTCGGCCAGGGCTTGGGCCTGGGCATCGGTCAGCATCCCCAGGGTCATGCAGGTTTCGAGGCCCAGGGCCCCGACCCCGCGCACCATGGCCAGCACCGCCTCGAACTCGCGACCGCCGGGCGGCTGACGCCACGCGGCCCCCATGCAAAAGCGCTCGGCCCCGGCCGCTTTGGCCTCGCGGGCCTGCTCGATGACCCGGGTTGGATCCATCAAGGCTTCGCGGGTCAGCTCGACATCGCGGTGGTGGGCCGACTGCGGGCAGTACGCGCAATCTTCGGAGCATCCCCCGGTCTTGATGTTGAGCAGGCTGGCTTTCTGAATGGCATTGGGGTCGTGGTGGCGGCGGTGAACGGCATTGGCCCGCCCCACCAACTCCAGGAGGGGCAGGGCTTGGAGGGTCTCAATCTCCTCCACCGTCCAGTCATGGCGGATCTGGCCGTCCTGGGGCTCGGGCTGGGGGGGCGCAACGGCGGGATCGGCGGTCATCCAGGGCTCCTTGATCTCGATTCCAGGGGACGCTCTCGATAATTATAGATAATTACTAGCGTCGATCTATGGATAGAGACACAGTTCACCCAGGTTCGCAAGATGAACCCCGGAGCCCCCCGCAAGAGATCTCCAAAAATAGATTTTTATAGATAAAGCCCTCACAACTCTCGCCGCAAACCCCAAAACGCCAAAAAGACGGCAACCTGTTTCCAGGTCCCGTCTTTTTCGGCAACATCGAGTGTGTGATTGGTGCCCCCGGGGAGACTCGAACTCCCACTCCCTTGCGGGAAACAGATTTTGAGTCTGCCGCGTCTACCAGTTCCACCACAGGGGCACCGTGCACTGCCTCGGTGCGAGGGCCGCAATGTGCCGTTCTGGAGCCCGATTGTCAAACCCTTTTTTTTGGCTGGGTCATTTTAGAGCGCGAGCCAGGGCGTTGATATGTTCCGGGGTGATGCCACAGCAGCCGCCGATGATCGTGGCTCCCTGGTCCACCCAGGCTTGGGCCCAGGCGGCATAGCGGGCGGGATCGAGGTCGGGCCGCAGTTCGTCCAGGGTTTCGTTGGCCTTGGCGTCCTTGGGTGTCGGGGGGAAGGCGTTGGCATAGACTCCAAGGTCCAGGGAGACACCGGCCTTGCGGGCTTCCTCGCGCGCCGTCGTCACCGCCGCGCCCATCACCTCCGGCTGGCTGCAATTGAACAAAACAGCCCGCGCCCCCAACGCCAGGGCCTCCTCGACCGCCACGGCCACGGGCTCGCCCGAGCGGAGCACCGGACCGGCGACGGGTTCGTCGTCCAGGGTGAACGACAGCCACAAGGGCTTGGGATCGTTCCCCAAGGCGGTTCGCGCGGCCCTGACCTCGGCGATGGAGCTTTGGGTTTCGGCCAGCCAGACATCCACGAAAGGCGCAAGACCCTCGATCAGCTTTTGGTGAATGGCGATGGAGGCGGCCTCGTCGAACAGGTCGGGGCGATAGGAGCCCAGGGCCGGGGGCAGGGAGCCCGCCACGATCGCCGCCGGCGACGCGCGATCGGCCACCTCGCGGGCCAGACGTCCCGCCAGCGCCGCCAACTCGGTCCCGCGCGCCTCGAAGCGCTCCTGCCCCAGGTGAAAGGGCACCACGGCATAGCTGTTGGTCGTCAGAATCGATGCACCCGCCTCGAGAAAAGCTTGGTGCGCCAGGGTCACAAACCCAGGCCCCTCGAGGAGCGCCAGGGCCGACCATTCCGGTTGACGAAATGGCGCCCCCCGGCGTTTGAGTTCCCGACCCATGCCACCATCCAGCACCCGTACCGTTGCCAAGGGCGTTCTCCGTTGTTGCGATGAAGGAAATGTTGCTATGAAGACGGCGTATTGTAGGTCGGGTTATACATTAGGCAAGTGTGTTACAACGAGGGGAAAGCAAATGACCGCACGATGGGGATGGGGCGCCGCCGCCGCCCTGGCTCTGGTCCTGGGGGCGAGTGGGGCCCAGGCTGGCGAAACGCTTGATCGCGTGACCGCTTCCAAGACCCTGGTCCAGGTGCTGGACCAGAGCTACCCGCCGTTCTCGTTCCTGAACGACAAGAACGAGATGGATGGGTTCGACGTGGATGTCGCCAAGGAATTCGCCAAGCGTCTGGGCGCGACCTTGAAAATCGAAACCCCCTCCTGGGAGGTCATCACCGCTGGAAACTGGAAAGGCCGCTGGGACGTTTGCATCTGCTCGATGACGCCGAGCAAGGAGCGCGCCGAGGTTCTCGACTTCGTGACCACCTATTACAACACCCCGGCTGTTCTCGTCGTCAGCGCCGACAATACCACTGCCCAGAGCATCAAGGATCTTTCGGGCAAGAAGATTGGCGTTCAGTCCGGCACGCCGTATGAAAAATACACCCAGAAGAACCTGACGATTGAGGGCGGCAAGCCGGTTGAGTATCCGTTTGATGCCGTGGTCCCGACGCCTTTCGAGAGCGAGGAACTGGCCTTCCAGGATCTTGCCCTGGGCGGTGGCAAGCGCCTGGATGGCATCGTAGGCAACATGGTGACCATCAAGCCGCGGGTGGACAAGTCTCCCGACAAATTCCGCGTTGTGGGCGAGCCCCTGTTTGCCGACCCCAATGCCATCGCCGTGGACAAGGGCGATCCCGAGTGGAAGGCCAAGGTGGCCTCGGTCATTGACGAGATGCGTCAAGACGGTACTTTGTCGCAGATTTCCATGAAGTGGATCGGTGCCGACATCACCAAGTAAGGGGTGATCGGCTTTTTTGGTGTTTATGGGCTCCCGTTCCCTTGGGGCGGGAGCCCGCTTTGTGGCGAGGGTGGGAAACGGTGCGCATATCGTTCAAGACACGGGTATGGGGCGTTTGGGGCGTCCTGGCCTTCACGTTCCTATTGTTCGTTTCCAACTTCGATCTCAAAGTCTCTCTGATCGTTGAGAAACTGCCGTTTCTGCTCGGGCTCAAACTGACGCCCAACGGCTTTCTCCAGGGGGTGCCACTCACCCTATTTTTGTGCGCCATGGCTATGGTGTTCTCAACCATCTTGGGCTTTGTTTCGGCCCTTGGGCGCTTGTCGAACAGCGCGGTGGCGTTTGGTCTGGCAACTTTTTACACCTCGTTTTTCCGTGGGACGCCACTTCTGGTCCAAATTCTTTTGATTTATTTGGGGCTGCCGCAGTTAGGGCCGGTGCCGACTGCCATTCCCTCGGGCATTGCTGCCCTCTCGTTGTGCTATGGCGCCTATATCAGCGAAATTTTTCGCGCCGGCATCCAGTCGGTCCCGCAAAGCCAGCGCGAGGCGGCCATCGCGCTTGGTCTGCCGGGCTGGCTGGTCATGTACAAGGTGGTTTTGCCCCAGGCGTTCAAGCTGATTATTCCCCCGCTAGGTGCTCAGTTCATCTCGATGCTCAAGGATTCGTCCCTGGTTTCGGTGATGGGGCTTTGGGAAATCATGTTCTTGTCCCAGAGCTATGGGCGGTCTACCTATCGCTATATGGAAATGTTGCTGACGGCGGCCGTTCTTTATTGGGTGCTCTCGATCATCTTCGAGACCGTCCAGGCACGCATCGAGTCCCGCTTCTCCCACACCCGTCCCTGACCGGAGCCTCCCCATGAGTGACCCGACCTCCCCGCCCAAGGGGGAGATGATCCACCTGGAAAACGTGAGCAAAGCCTTCGGCGACCATCAGGTTCTGCGCGATATTTCCCTGGTCGTTCATCAGGGGGAAAAGGTGGTTTTGTGTGGTCCTTCAGGCTCGGGCAAGTCAACGCTCATCCGCTGCATTAACCGCCTCGTCCCCCACGACAGCGGGCGCATCCTGGTCGAGGGCGTCGAGCTGTCGGACAACGTCAAGCGTCTGGAACTGATTCGCCGCGAGGTCGGCATGGTGTTCCAGGGCTTCAACCTCTTTCCGCACATGACCATCTTGGAAAACTGCACCCTGGCCCCCCTCTGGTTGCGCAAGCTGCCCCGAGCCGAGGCCGAGGCGCTGGCCTTGTCCTTGCTGGCGCGGGTGCATATTCCCGATCAGGCGCACAAATACCCGGGCCAGCTTTCCGGGGGGCAACAACAGCGAGCAGCCATCGCTCGGGCCTTGTGCATGCGGCCGCGCATCATGCTCTTTGACGAGCCAACCTCGGCGCTTGATCCCGAGATGGTCAGCGAGGTGCTGGATGTCATGGAGGAGTTGGCGGCCGAGGGGATGACCATGATCTGCGTGACCCACGAGATGGGGTTCGCGCGACGGGTCGCTGACCGGGTGGTGTTCATGGATAAGGGGGAGATTGTCGAGATCGCCCCGCCCGAGCCGTTCTTTACTGCTCCGCAAAATGAGCGGACCAAGCAGTTTTTGCGGCAGATTTTGAGTCATTAAGAGGAAGGCTGGGGAGGCGCGGCCTCCCCAGACCCCTCGTTCT is a window of Pararhodospirillum photometricum DSM 122 DNA encoding:
- a CDS encoding biofilm PGA synthesis protein PgaB; translated protein: MAGTPLADRPATDPLDLVRMIATTRLALPASQVRLSAGRASLSLEAQVLCFVAGANSIFLGDALLTTPNAELAADRALFAALA
- the bioB gene encoding biotin synthase BioB yields the protein MTADPAVAPPQPEPQDGQIRHDWTVEEIETLQALPLLELVGRANAVHRRHHDPNAIQKASLLNIKTGGCSEDCAYCPQSAHHRDVELTREALMDPTRVIEQAREAKAAGAERFCMGAAWRQPPGGREFEAVLAMVRGVGALGLETCMTLGMLTDAQAQALAEAGLTAYNHNLDTSPEFYGSIITTRTYEDRLRTLAAVRAAGIEVCCGGIIGMGESLRDRASLIRTLANFTPTPTACRSMSWSRWREPRWPTGRPPIPSTWCA
- a CDS encoding homocysteine S-methyltransferase family protein; the protein is MATVRVLDGGMGRELKRRGAPFRQPEWSALALLEGPGFVTLAHQAFLEAGASILTTNSYAVVPFHLGQERFEARGTELAALAGRLAREVADRASPAAIVAGSLPPALGSYRPDLFDEAASIAIHQKLIEGLAPFVDVWLAETQSSIAEVRAARTALGNDPKPLWLSFTLDDEPVAGPVLRSGEPVAVAVEEALALGARAVLFNCSQPEVMGAAVTTAREEARKAGVSLDLGVYANAFPPTPKDAKANETLDELRPDLDPARYAAWAQAWVDQGATIIGGCCGITPEHINALARALK
- a CDS encoding transporter substrate-binding domain-containing protein, with product MTARWGWGAAAALALVLGASGAQAGETLDRVTASKTLVQVLDQSYPPFSFLNDKNEMDGFDVDVAKEFAKRLGATLKIETPSWEVITAGNWKGRWDVCICSMTPSKERAEVLDFVTTYYNTPAVLVVSADNTTAQSIKDLSGKKIGVQSGTPYEKYTQKNLTIEGGKPVEYPFDAVVPTPFESEELAFQDLALGGGKRLDGIVGNMVTIKPRVDKSPDKFRVVGEPLFADPNAIAVDKGDPEWKAKVASVIDEMRQDGTLSQISMKWIGADITK
- a CDS encoding amino acid ABC transporter permease — protein: MRISFKTRVWGVWGVLAFTFLLFVSNFDLKVSLIVEKLPFLLGLKLTPNGFLQGVPLTLFLCAMAMVFSTILGFVSALGRLSNSAVAFGLATFYTSFFRGTPLLVQILLIYLGLPQLGPVPTAIPSGIAALSLCYGAYISEIFRAGIQSVPQSQREAAIALGLPGWLVMYKVVLPQAFKLIIPPLGAQFISMLKDSSLVSVMGLWEIMFLSQSYGRSTYRYMEMLLTAAVLYWVLSIIFETVQARIESRFSHTRP
- a CDS encoding amino acid ABC transporter ATP-binding protein translates to MSDPTSPPKGEMIHLENVSKAFGDHQVLRDISLVVHQGEKVVLCGPSGSGKSTLIRCINRLVPHDSGRILVEGVELSDNVKRLELIRREVGMVFQGFNLFPHMTILENCTLAPLWLRKLPRAEAEALALSLLARVHIPDQAHKYPGQLSGGQQQRAAIARALCMRPRIMLFDEPTSALDPEMVSEVLDVMEELAAEGMTMICVTHEMGFARRVADRVVFMDKGEIVEIAPPEPFFTAPQNERTKQFLRQILSH